In a genomic window of Pelotomaculum thermopropionicum SI:
- the CbpA gene encoding DnaJ-class molecular chaperone, with protein MQYKDYYKILGVDKNADARTIKKAYRELARRYHPDANPGDKKAEEKFKEISEAYEVLSDPEKRKRYDEIGQEWSNFDWNNFDWGKFRQGGARWGEAGPDGFRFHFESPGYGGFSDFFKMFFGDLDPFTDTDLFWERRGAARGGGDTEAVLELTLEEAYAGVEKELLVNGRRLKVKVPPGVRDGYKLRLPRQGEEGRMGGPAGDLYLTVNLKPHPLYQLNGKDLECEIPVTVTEAVLGAQIDVPTLKGTVSLKIPPRTQTGRVFRLRGMGMPEPGGGSPGNLMVKVKVVIPETITQKEQELYKKLAEINRENPRAHLAGLIKKTGRRV; from the coding sequence ATGCAGTACAAGGACTATTATAAAATACTGGGAGTGGACAAAAACGCCGATGCCAGGACCATTAAAAAGGCCTACCGGGAACTGGCCCGCCGCTACCACCCGGATGCAAACCCGGGCGACAAAAAGGCGGAGGAAAAATTCAAGGAAATCAGCGAAGCCTATGAAGTTTTAAGCGATCCGGAAAAAAGAAAGCGGTACGACGAAATCGGCCAGGAATGGTCCAACTTTGACTGGAATAATTTTGACTGGGGCAAGTTCCGCCAGGGCGGCGCCCGCTGGGGGGAAGCCGGCCCGGACGGGTTCCGGTTCCATTTTGAAAGCCCCGGCTACGGGGGCTTCAGCGACTTTTTCAAGATGTTTTTCGGAGATCTGGATCCCTTCACGGATACCGACCTTTTCTGGGAAAGAAGGGGGGCGGCCCGGGGCGGGGGCGATACCGAAGCGGTTCTGGAACTGACCCTGGAAGAGGCTTACGCCGGGGTGGAAAAGGAACTCCTGGTAAACGGCCGCCGCCTGAAGGTGAAGGTGCCGCCGGGCGTGCGGGACGGCTATAAATTGCGCCTGCCCAGGCAGGGGGAAGAGGGCAGGATGGGCGGCCCGGCCGGCGACCTCTACCTTACCGTCAACCTTAAGCCTCACCCCCTCTACCAGTTAAACGGCAAGGATCTGGAATGTGAAATACCGGTTACGGTAACCGAAGCGGTGCTGGGAGCGCAGATAGACGTTCCCACCCTGAAAGGGACCGTTTCGCTGAAAATACCGCCGCGCACCCAAACCGGCAGGGTTTTCCGCCTGCGGGGCATGGGCATGCCGGAGCCGGGCGGCGGCAGTCCGGGCAATCTGATGGTTAAGGTGAAAGTGGTAATTCCGGAAACCATTACGCAAAAAGAGCAGGAGCTTTATAAGAAACTGGCGGAAATAAACAGGGAGAACCCGCGGGCTCATCTGGCGGGATTAATCAAGAAGACGGGGAGGAGGGTTTAG
- the IbpA gene encoding molecular chaperone (small heat shock protein): MALVRWDPFRELVNLQHSINRLFDENFRFMRVHEGNLAQGWTFPVDIKDTPEAILVKAELPGVNKDDIKVSFSDNLLTIRGERKKEEKEEGANFLRVERSYGSFSRSFSVDVPVKQEQIRARYQDGILEITLPKEDWSKKKEVTITVEG, translated from the coding sequence ATGGCATTGGTAAGGTGGGATCCTTTCCGTGAACTCGTCAACCTGCAGCATTCCATCAACAGGCTTTTTGACGAAAATTTCCGCTTTATGAGGGTGCATGAAGGAAACCTGGCCCAAGGATGGACCTTCCCTGTAGATATTAAAGATACTCCGGAGGCCATCCTGGTCAAGGCGGAGCTGCCCGGGGTGAACAAAGACGACATTAAGGTTTCCTTCAGCGACAACCTGCTGACCATCCGGGGCGAGCGCAAGAAGGAAGAAAAAGAGGAGGGCGCAAATTTCCTCAGGGTTGAGCGCAGTTACGGCTCCTTCAGCCGGTCCTTCTCGGTGGACGTGCCGGTGAAGCAGGAGCAAATCAGGGCTCGCTACCAGGACGGCATTCTGGAGATCACTCTGCCCAAGGAAGACTGGTCAAAGAAGAAAGAAGTTACCATTACGGTTGAAGGCTGA
- a CDS encoding FOG: CBS domain, translating into MFVRDYMTRNLITVDKKTGIFEALEIMKKHKIRQLPVVSAEGHLEGLVTEKELLTVSPSPATSLSIYELNYLLAKMTVAEAMVKNPLTVTTDTTLEEAALLMREHKIGSVPVMEGGRIAGIITVTDIFDALVKFFGYGKAGTRLVIESRDRVGLLADVTQVVKEFGILILGIISNAKENGNVEIMLRLNTGDPAPLAAALESRGFKVTYIN; encoded by the coding sequence ATGTTTGTACGCGACTATATGACCAGAAATTTAATTACAGTTGACAAAAAAACAGGCATCTTTGAAGCGCTGGAAATAATGAAAAAGCACAAAATCCGGCAGTTGCCCGTGGTGTCGGCGGAAGGGCATCTGGAGGGTCTGGTTACCGAGAAAGAACTCCTCACCGTTTCACCGTCCCCTGCAACTTCTTTAAGCATCTACGAACTGAACTATCTTCTGGCCAAAATGACGGTAGCCGAGGCAATGGTTAAAAATCCCCTGACGGTGACAACCGACACGACTCTGGAAGAAGCAGCCCTTCTTATGAGGGAGCACAAGATAGGAAGCGTGCCCGTCATGGAAGGGGGCAGGATTGCCGGCATCATAACGGTAACCGATATATTTGACGCGCTGGTCAAGTTCTTCGGTTACGGCAAGGCCGGCACAAGGCTGGTGATCGAATCTAGGGACCGGGTCGGCCTGCTGGCCGATGTTACCCAGGTGGTAAAGGAATTCGGCATCCTGATCCTGGGCATTATAAGCAACGCTAAAGAAAACGGAAACGTCGAAATAATGCTGCGGCTGAACACCGGCGATCCCGCCCCGCTGGCGGCCGCCCTGGAAAGCCGTGGATTTAAAGTGACTTATATAAACTAA